One Hordeum vulgare subsp. vulgare chromosome 4H, MorexV3_pseudomolecules_assembly, whole genome shotgun sequence DNA window includes the following coding sequences:
- the LOC123449910 gene encoding uncharacterized protein LOC123449910 isoform X1: MGATAPLTLRDFLEMACDSSCSDGFRSYPRRLLPCPVRSEDEATQAKLRAEAAPVRLLIEADLRRSPSRTLSSFLFPRSPRSLAAISRFSRTLSRRLVFWRRHPDDDDDDGDDSERDSLGLPSPVVSSCSASDYAESEAETPGSPPVDAALEKPASKPSPSPSPSSSSGSVDPSDAGAKHTERLTDGVGSAEEGKQQLSPVSVMDFPFHHHHDDDNDDETSDAGTCSPATSFQHCLPDDSQRTLRSNEAQAQELLLRKIRRLDGLAHAVCPVDLEAHFGGAPDRQPGESDDARTQTSNSGADHGAATTWSPRCRGADGTAERGPDEAHRLLARLLKDDGGDTAATTSSVATERLLLDFFAEGLGRRRASDAGLAVGAARPLDDVSVLVRAAREWVKGAGTRWGAEDVLFAGEAALADMERGRRWVCVAEEEREVGGLLEGLVMDAMVDELVRDLVLAARR, encoded by the exons ATGGGGGCGACGGCGCCGCTGACGCTGCGGGACTTCCTGGAGATGGCGTGCGACTCCAGCTGCAGCGACGGCTTCCGCTCCTACCCGCGCCGACTGCTCCCGTGCCCCGTCCGTTCCGAGGACGAGGCCACGCAGGCGAAGCTGAGGGCGGAGGCGGCGCCCGTGCGGCTGCTCATCGAGGCCGACCTGCGGCGGAGCCCGTCGCGGACGCTCTCGTCCTTCCTCTTCCCCAGGAGCCCCCGGTCGCTCGCCGCCATCTCGCGCTTCTCCAGGACCCTCTCGCGGCGGCTCGTATTCTGGAGGCGCCaccccgacgacgacgacgacgatggcgacgacagcGAGCGGGACTCCCTCGGTCTCCCGTCGCCCGTCGTCAGCAGCTGCTCCGCGTCCGACTACGCCGAGTCGGAGGCGGAAACCCCAGGCTCGCCGCCCGTGGACGCGGCGCTGGAGAAGCCAGCATCGAAGCCTTCGCCCTCGCCGTCTCCGTCGTCCAGCTCGGGCAGCGTCGACCCCTCCGATGCCGGTGCCAAGCACACG GAGAGGCTAACGGATGGCGTGGGATCGGCGGAGGAGGGGAAGCAGCAGCTGAGCCCCGTGTCCGTCATGGACTTCCccttccaccaccaccacgacgacgacaacgacgatgaaacGAGCGACGCCGGCACCTGCTCGCCTGCCACCTCCTTCCAGCACTGCCTCCCCGATGACTCCCAACGTACGTTAC GGTCGAACGAGGCGCAGGCGCAGGAGCTGCTGCTGCGCAAGATCCGGCGGCTCGACGGCCTGGCGCACGCGGTGTGCCCCGTGGATCTCGAGGCGCACTTCGGTGGCGCGCCCGATCGCCAGCCCGGGGAATCTGACGACGCCCGCACCCAGACGAGCAACTCAGGCGCCGACCACGGCGCTGCGACGACGTGGTCACCACGGTGCCGGGGCGCCGATGGTACAGCGGAGCGCGGACCTGACGAGGCACACCGCCTCCTCGCGCGACTCCTCAAGGACGACGGCGGCGACACGGCGGCCACTACTTCTTCGGTTGCCACGGAACGGCTGCTCCTGGACTTCTTcgcggaggggctcggccggcgccgTGCGTCGGACGCGGGGCTGGCCGTCGGCGCGGCGAGGCCGTTGGACGACGTGTCGGTGCTGGTGCGTGCGGCGCGGGAATGGGTGAAGGGCGCCGGGACGCGGTGGGGCGCGGAGGACGTGCTGTTCGCCGGGGAGGCCGCGCTGGCCGACATGGAGCGCGGGCGGCGCTGGGTCTGCGTCGCCGAGGAGGAGCGGGAGGTCGGCGGGTTGCTGGAAGGGCTGGTGATGGACGCGATGGTGGACGAGCTGGTGCGTGACCTGGTACTGGCTGCACGGCGTTGA
- the LOC123449910 gene encoding uncharacterized protein LOC123449910 isoform X2, with product MGATAPLTLRDFLEMACDSSCSDGFRSYPRRLLPCPVRSEDEATQAKLRAEAAPVRLLIEADLRRSPSRTLSSFLFPRSPRSLAAISRFSRTLSRRLVFWRRHPDDDDDDGDDSERDSLGLPSPVVSSCSASDYAESEAETPGSPPVDAALEKPASKPSPSPSPSSSSGSVDPSDAGAKHTERLTDGVGSAEEGKQQLSPVSVMDFPFHHHHDDDNDDETSDAGTCSPATSFQHCLPDDSQRSNEAQAQELLLRKIRRLDGLAHAVCPVDLEAHFGGAPDRQPGESDDARTQTSNSGADHGAATTWSPRCRGADGTAERGPDEAHRLLARLLKDDGGDTAATTSSVATERLLLDFFAEGLGRRRASDAGLAVGAARPLDDVSVLVRAAREWVKGAGTRWGAEDVLFAGEAALADMERGRRWVCVAEEEREVGGLLEGLVMDAMVDELVRDLVLAARR from the exons ATGGGGGCGACGGCGCCGCTGACGCTGCGGGACTTCCTGGAGATGGCGTGCGACTCCAGCTGCAGCGACGGCTTCCGCTCCTACCCGCGCCGACTGCTCCCGTGCCCCGTCCGTTCCGAGGACGAGGCCACGCAGGCGAAGCTGAGGGCGGAGGCGGCGCCCGTGCGGCTGCTCATCGAGGCCGACCTGCGGCGGAGCCCGTCGCGGACGCTCTCGTCCTTCCTCTTCCCCAGGAGCCCCCGGTCGCTCGCCGCCATCTCGCGCTTCTCCAGGACCCTCTCGCGGCGGCTCGTATTCTGGAGGCGCCaccccgacgacgacgacgacgatggcgacgacagcGAGCGGGACTCCCTCGGTCTCCCGTCGCCCGTCGTCAGCAGCTGCTCCGCGTCCGACTACGCCGAGTCGGAGGCGGAAACCCCAGGCTCGCCGCCCGTGGACGCGGCGCTGGAGAAGCCAGCATCGAAGCCTTCGCCCTCGCCGTCTCCGTCGTCCAGCTCGGGCAGCGTCGACCCCTCCGATGCCGGTGCCAAGCACACG GAGAGGCTAACGGATGGCGTGGGATCGGCGGAGGAGGGGAAGCAGCAGCTGAGCCCCGTGTCCGTCATGGACTTCCccttccaccaccaccacgacgacgacaacgacgatgaaacGAGCGACGCCGGCACCTGCTCGCCTGCCACCTCCTTCCAGCACTGCCTCCCCGATGACTCCCAAC GGTCGAACGAGGCGCAGGCGCAGGAGCTGCTGCTGCGCAAGATCCGGCGGCTCGACGGCCTGGCGCACGCGGTGTGCCCCGTGGATCTCGAGGCGCACTTCGGTGGCGCGCCCGATCGCCAGCCCGGGGAATCTGACGACGCCCGCACCCAGACGAGCAACTCAGGCGCCGACCACGGCGCTGCGACGACGTGGTCACCACGGTGCCGGGGCGCCGATGGTACAGCGGAGCGCGGACCTGACGAGGCACACCGCCTCCTCGCGCGACTCCTCAAGGACGACGGCGGCGACACGGCGGCCACTACTTCTTCGGTTGCCACGGAACGGCTGCTCCTGGACTTCTTcgcggaggggctcggccggcgccgTGCGTCGGACGCGGGGCTGGCCGTCGGCGCGGCGAGGCCGTTGGACGACGTGTCGGTGCTGGTGCGTGCGGCGCGGGAATGGGTGAAGGGCGCCGGGACGCGGTGGGGCGCGGAGGACGTGCTGTTCGCCGGGGAGGCCGCGCTGGCCGACATGGAGCGCGGGCGGCGCTGGGTCTGCGTCGCCGAGGAGGAGCGGGAGGTCGGCGGGTTGCTGGAAGGGCTGGTGATGGACGCGATGGTGGACGAGCTGGTGCGTGACCTGGTACTGGCTGCACGGCGTTGA